One Candidatus Nitrososphaera evergladensis SR1 genomic window carries:
- a CDS encoding TldD/PmbA family protein produces the protein MESLLRLALKEAEAHGASDAEVYAAVTKESEVFIENNDLKQAKTQKASAVGIRVFLNGALGFYSVNSLDPDKIRNAVYSAVKIARVSPRDKLNFLPAKSKVGRVRGIYDRNAESFEAREAAKLAAEMLKTAKSHDKKVSVDSGNFSATGMTHWLANTNGVLLSEKLSVFSWSIMGMAIDGDDVSSFDVQSGGTHHVKDIEVHTAASEFARTVAGSLGAKKMTDSFKGEMLLTPAAAMEMVEEVVAHSINSDAVQKKSSMFAGKLGKRVASAMLAVEDDATNADGLAAASFDREGVPHRKNVVIENGVLKKFLYNTYTAKKAGTRSTGNASGSTSSPPSVATTNFAVKPGKSSLDGLISEIKQGVMISRFSGNVNPVNGDFSGVVKGGWLVRNGELVHPVKEVMVAGNVFDCLKNLTGLSKERKVIGASILPYMRFGRVSFTAG, from the coding sequence ATGGAGAGCCTGCTGCGCCTCGCCCTCAAAGAGGCAGAAGCACACGGGGCAAGCGACGCCGAGGTCTATGCCGCAGTTACCAAAGAGTCAGAAGTCTTTATCGAGAACAACGACCTGAAGCAGGCCAAGACGCAAAAGGCAAGCGCGGTGGGAATACGCGTCTTTCTCAACGGCGCGCTGGGGTTCTACTCTGTCAACAGCCTTGACCCGGACAAGATAAGAAATGCCGTGTATTCTGCTGTCAAAATAGCGCGCGTCAGCCCGCGGGACAAGCTCAACTTTCTTCCCGCCAAGTCAAAGGTAGGCCGCGTGAGGGGGATTTACGACAGAAACGCCGAGTCGTTTGAGGCCAGGGAAGCTGCAAAACTTGCAGCCGAGATGCTGAAAACGGCCAAGTCACACGACAAGAAGGTAAGCGTCGACAGCGGCAACTTTTCGGCGACTGGGATGACGCACTGGCTTGCCAACACAAACGGCGTCTTGCTATCGGAAAAACTGAGCGTGTTTTCGTGGTCGATAATGGGAATGGCGATCGACGGCGACGACGTGTCAAGCTTTGACGTCCAGTCCGGGGGCACGCACCATGTAAAGGACATTGAAGTGCACACGGCCGCAAGCGAGTTTGCGCGCACCGTAGCCGGCTCGCTTGGCGCAAAAAAGATGACGGACAGCTTCAAAGGCGAGATGCTCCTCACGCCTGCGGCAGCGATGGAGATGGTGGAAGAAGTCGTGGCCCACTCTATAAACTCTGACGCGGTCCAGAAAAAATCAAGCATGTTTGCAGGCAAGCTTGGCAAGCGCGTGGCGTCTGCCATGCTGGCCGTAGAAGACGACGCCACAAACGCAGACGGCCTTGCAGCCGCAAGCTTTGACCGAGAAGGCGTGCCCCACAGGAAAAACGTCGTCATCGAAAACGGTGTGCTCAAAAAATTCCTTTACAATACCTACACTGCAAAAAAAGCAGGCACCAGGAGCACGGGAAACGCCTCCGGCTCGACGAGTTCGCCCCCGTCGGTTGCAACCACTAACTTTGCAGTCAAGCCCGGCAAATCATCCCTTGACGGCCTGATCTCAGAGATAAAGCAGGGCGTCATGATAAGCAGGTTTTCCGGCAACGTCAATCCCGTAAACGGCGACTTTTCCGGCGTGGTAAAGGGAGGATGGCTCGTAAGAAACGGCGAGCTTGTGCACCCAGTCAAGGAAGTGATGGTTGCCGGAAACGTCTTTGACTGCCTAAAGAATTTAACGGGGCTGTCAAAGGAGCGCAAGGTTATAGGCGCCTCGATACTCCCGTACATGCGCTTTGGAAGGGTCTCTTTCACGGCAGGATGA
- a CDS encoding TldD/PmbA family protein — protein MQQQPQAVLDMLRSLVSSSSSSRGTSYVEARYQARSFSEVNFANGRLERVRMVENAGCGIRVLVDGCWGFSSSASMSKEDLKESLVQAVSMARVLGRSKKNKVKGLAESKMARGTFVAKAKGDLAGIDIEQKVRVAREAEAAARKHAKGIKTASATYRDMLDHKVIANSDGAEVEIFDSKPEFNVTAVAREGAKSVTASEGIGITGGWDDLFKKGHLEYAQVAAEKAAKLLQAKYATGEKTTIILDPGMVGLLCHEAIGHTVEADFVLSGSVVKDKIGQKVASDLVTLVDSGRSDIAENAAGTIGVDDEGVEAGRTAIIEKGILKSFLHNRESAFAFGTASTGNARAFTYTDEPLIRMRNTYIEPRADTLDEIVKETKHGYLVKGARNGQADANGEFMFGAQEAYLIENGEVKELMRGASISGNAFDVLRSIDMVGSKFEYDIGTGYCGKYQPAKVDGGGPHVRCTAIIGGMQ, from the coding sequence TTGCAACAACAACCACAGGCAGTGCTTGACATGCTGCGGTCCCTTGTATCTTCGTCGTCATCATCAAGGGGTACAAGCTATGTCGAGGCGCGCTACCAGGCCCGGTCATTTTCGGAAGTCAATTTCGCAAACGGCCGGCTGGAGAGGGTGCGCATGGTCGAAAACGCCGGCTGCGGCATAAGGGTCCTTGTAGACGGCTGCTGGGGCTTTTCAAGCTCGGCCAGTATGTCAAAGGAAGACCTGAAAGAGTCGCTTGTACAGGCAGTCTCGATGGCCCGCGTCCTTGGCAGGTCGAAAAAGAACAAGGTCAAGGGCCTTGCAGAGTCAAAAATGGCAAGGGGGACGTTTGTGGCAAAGGCAAAGGGCGACCTTGCAGGGATTGACATCGAGCAAAAGGTCAGAGTCGCAAGGGAGGCTGAGGCGGCTGCGCGCAAGCACGCAAAAGGGATCAAGACTGCGTCGGCCACCTACCGCGACATGCTTGATCACAAGGTTATTGCAAACAGCGACGGCGCAGAAGTCGAGATATTTGATTCAAAACCCGAGTTCAACGTCACTGCGGTGGCAAGGGAAGGCGCCAAGAGCGTGACTGCAAGCGAGGGCATTGGCATAACTGGAGGCTGGGACGACCTGTTCAAAAAAGGCCACCTTGAATACGCGCAGGTGGCCGCAGAAAAGGCAGCCAAACTGCTCCAGGCAAAATACGCTACGGGAGAAAAGACGACGATAATTCTGGACCCGGGGATGGTAGGGCTCTTGTGCCACGAGGCAATAGGCCACACGGTCGAGGCGGATTTTGTCCTTTCCGGCTCTGTGGTAAAAGACAAGATCGGCCAAAAGGTGGCAAGCGACCTTGTCACGCTCGTGGACAGCGGCAGGTCTGATATCGCAGAAAACGCCGCCGGCACGATCGGAGTCGACGACGAGGGCGTCGAGGCCGGCAGGACCGCGATAATCGAAAAAGGCATTCTAAAGTCGTTTTTGCACAACCGCGAGTCTGCGTTTGCATTTGGGACCGCATCGACCGGCAACGCACGCGCGTTTACCTACACCGACGAGCCCCTGATACGGATGAGAAACACGTACATCGAGCCCCGCGCCGACACGCTCGATGAAATCGTCAAAGAGACAAAGCACGGCTATCTTGTCAAGGGCGCCAGAAACGGCCAGGCCGACGCAAACGGCGAATTCATGTTTGGCGCGCAAGAAGCATATCTGATAGAAAACGGCGAGGTAAAGGAGCTGATGAGGGGGGCAAGCATCTCGGGCAACGCGTTTGACGTGCTGCGGTCAATAGACATGGTTGGAAGCAAGTTCGAGTACGACATTGGCACCGGCTACTGCGGCAAGTACCAGCCGGCCAAGGTCGACGGCGGTGGCCCGCACGTACGGTGCACCGCGATAATAGGGGGTATGCAGTAA
- a CDS encoding PQQ-dependent sugar dehydrogenase: MKKRAFVGLSIAGAIAVAIAGIIIVVPDVALPFKTSGSTTEVENSGPELRDGTLALEQVVAGGLQFPTSMAFLDADNILVLQKNDGQVRLVSGGVLAEKPVLQVNVENDVERGLLGIAVWNGSSVSSNEVFLYLTENVTDGGNTTTAMNRIYRYNYDWSQKALVNGTLLLDLAGGPGPYHNGGKIAIGPDGYLYAVIGDTNFSTGISDNHASREPPDYRSVIIRVDRETGKAPSDNPFYGIKGLERVYAYGIRNSFGMDFDPITNSLWMTENGPTTYDEINVVHPGFNSGWDKFTGPIAKSNATMDDLAMVEGAKYSDPAFSWYIPVGVTDIEFFDSDKLGEKYKDNIFVGDVNNGNLYFFEADQNRTGLYFGYEQSSLADLIADPVPDKDTGRLDGELPSITLGKGFAAITDIETGPDGYLYVLTHIDGKIYRITPTGTGQ, translated from the coding sequence GTGAAAAAAAGGGCTTTTGTGGGGCTGTCAATAGCGGGAGCTATAGCTGTTGCTATTGCAGGCATCATTATAGTTGTGCCCGATGTGGCCCTTCCCTTCAAGACAAGCGGCAGCACCACCGAGGTTGAAAACAGCGGGCCGGAGCTGCGCGACGGCACGCTTGCCTTGGAGCAGGTTGTTGCAGGTGGATTGCAGTTTCCCACGAGCATGGCGTTTTTAGACGCAGACAACATACTCGTGCTGCAGAAAAACGACGGACAGGTCCGGCTCGTTTCAGGCGGCGTGCTTGCCGAAAAGCCGGTCCTTCAGGTCAACGTAGAAAACGATGTGGAAAGGGGGCTCCTTGGCATAGCCGTGTGGAACGGCAGCAGCGTCAGCAGCAACGAAGTGTTCCTCTACCTTACGGAAAACGTGACTGACGGAGGAAACACCACGACTGCAATGAACAGGATCTACAGGTACAACTACGACTGGAGCCAAAAGGCCCTTGTCAACGGCACGCTCCTTCTTGATCTGGCAGGCGGGCCGGGTCCCTACCACAATGGGGGCAAAATCGCAATCGGCCCCGACGGCTACCTGTACGCAGTCATCGGGGACACAAACTTTAGCACTGGGATTTCAGACAACCACGCCAGCAGAGAGCCACCAGACTACAGGTCAGTCATAATACGCGTCGACAGGGAAACCGGAAAGGCGCCAAGCGACAACCCGTTCTACGGGATAAAGGGACTTGAAAGAGTCTACGCCTATGGCATAAGGAACAGCTTTGGCATGGACTTTGACCCCATCACAAACAGCCTGTGGATGACTGAAAACGGCCCGACCACGTACGACGAGATAAACGTGGTCCATCCGGGGTTCAACAGCGGGTGGGACAAGTTTACAGGCCCCATCGCCAAGAGCAACGCGACTATGGACGACCTTGCAATGGTGGAAGGCGCAAAATACAGCGATCCGGCCTTTAGTTGGTACATCCCTGTCGGCGTGACGGACATTGAGTTTTTCGACTCGGACAAGCTGGGCGAAAAATACAAGGACAACATCTTTGTAGGAGACGTCAACAACGGCAACCTCTATTTCTTTGAGGCAGACCAGAACAGGACCGGGCTTTATTTCGGCTATGAGCAGTCCAGTCTTGCCGACCTCATCGCAGACCCCGTCCCGGACAAGGACACGGGCAGGCTCGACGGCGAGCTGCCCTCTATAACCCTAGGCAAGGGGTTTGCCGCAATAACCGACATCGAGACGGGGCCGGACGGCTACCTGTACGTGCTGACGCACATTGACGGCAAGATATACAGGATAACTCCAACCGGCACGGGACAATAA
- a CDS encoding cupin domain-containing protein, with translation MLKGNIRDIAPDQAMLKYFEGQVEIKKMVTDAASKEAEAYLVTFLRGARTKLHYHETDQILIATKGKGIVALQTEVKMESDSVARVRMDDVHTLEEGDFVCVPAYVWHWHGAQKGEDFAHIQVKKPGKTTWLE, from the coding sequence ATGCTGAAGGGAAACATCCGCGACATTGCGCCCGACCAGGCGATGTTGAAATACTTTGAAGGGCAGGTCGAGATTAAAAAGATGGTCACCGACGCCGCAAGCAAGGAGGCCGAGGCGTACCTGGTGACGTTTTTACGCGGCGCCCGTACGAAACTGCACTATCACGAGACCGACCAGATCCTGATCGCAACAAAGGGCAAGGGCATCGTGGCGCTGCAGACAGAAGTGAAGATGGAAAGCGACAGCGTTGCCCGGGTGCGGATGGACGACGTGCACACGCTTGAGGAGGGCGACTTTGTGTGCGTGCCGGCGTACGTATGGCACTGGCACGGCGCGCAAAAGGGCGAGGATTTTGCGCACATACAGGTCAAAAAGCCGGGCAAGACAACCTGGCTTGAATAA
- a CDS encoding SDR family NAD(P)-dependent oxidoreductase — translation MIMVTAIVTGSGRGIGRATALLLAKKGVNVVVCSRTKSEVDDTVDETRKFHEGVLGVVCDVGVASLVDSLAKKAVARFGQIDILVNNAGIFYIKKLVDTSEKEWDDTMNSNLKSAFLCSKAVLPHLTKTGTIINVSSGAGKTGFENLSAYCASKFGMMGLTESLSWEVQNGVRVMAICPGEVDTRMQESDPVYYRQNRSRMLKPEQVAEKIAEMIFDKRSYRNGQSVDI, via the coding sequence ATGATTATGGTAACGGCCATAGTGACTGGAAGCGGGCGCGGCATTGGCAGGGCGACTGCGCTGCTGCTTGCAAAAAAGGGCGTCAATGTCGTAGTGTGCTCGCGCACAAAAAGCGAGGTCGATGACACCGTCGATGAAACAAGAAAATTTCACGAGGGCGTCTTGGGCGTCGTTTGCGACGTCGGAGTCGCGTCGCTGGTAGATTCGCTTGCAAAAAAGGCAGTCGCGCGCTTTGGCCAGATAGACATTTTGGTAAACAACGCCGGCATCTTTTACATCAAAAAACTTGTCGACACCTCTGAAAAAGAATGGGATGATACGATGAACTCCAACCTGAAAAGCGCGTTTCTATGCTCAAAGGCAGTCCTGCCGCATTTGACAAAGACGGGCACGATAATCAACGTCAGCTCTGGCGCCGGCAAGACAGGCTTTGAAAACCTCTCTGCATACTGCGCAAGCAAGTTTGGCATGATGGGCCTGACAGAAAGCCTGTCGTGGGAAGTGCAAAACGGCGTCCGCGTCATGGCCATCTGCCCCGGCGAGGTCGACACCCGTATGCAAGAATCAGACCCTGTGTATTACCGGCAAAACAGGTCAAGGATGCTCAAGCCAGAACAGGTCGCAGAAAAGATAGCAGAGATGATCTTTGATAAAAGAAGCTACAGAAACGGGCAGTCAGTAGACATTTAA
- a CDS encoding redoxin domain-containing protein — MQLIPATPAPEFKEISGWANSSPLSIKSLKGKVVILDCWTYTCIFCLRTIPTLKRLQEKYGKYGLQVVQAHSAEYHFATDHANISRALARYNVSNLPVAFDTKNKTWEAYGNMYWPKHVIIDHAGFVRYEHAGYGDITEFEPVIAELLEEAGNKPSSIDYDDKNPDDEIFDTYGMHFAGMAPEICVGYSRMRRFGNNQTFKPDEPSVAVDQGSHLDNTVYLRGKWIWQREGVQFAPGGKETKPAIIMKYNSAKRVHGIMGTSDGRQGRAEVRLDGNPLSKEQLGRDARLENGASIVNIEWPFMHNLVRTGKPEVHEIEIIPRSDNFVFYTFVFG; from the coding sequence ATGCAACTGATACCGGCCACTCCCGCCCCCGAGTTCAAGGAAATCTCCGGCTGGGCTAATTCAAGCCCGCTTTCGATAAAGTCATTGAAAGGCAAGGTGGTCATACTTGACTGCTGGACCTACACTTGCATATTCTGCCTGCGCACCATACCCACATTAAAGCGGCTGCAGGAAAAGTACGGCAAGTACGGCCTTCAGGTGGTGCAAGCGCATTCTGCAGAATACCACTTTGCAACCGACCACGCCAACATTTCAAGAGCCCTTGCCCGCTACAACGTCAGCAACCTGCCTGTGGCCTTTGACACCAAGAACAAGACGTGGGAGGCGTACGGCAACATGTACTGGCCAAAGCACGTCATAATCGACCATGCAGGGTTTGTGCGCTATGAGCACGCCGGCTATGGCGACATTACCGAGTTTGAGCCAGTGATTGCAGAACTGCTGGAAGAGGCAGGAAACAAACCATCATCAATCGACTATGACGACAAGAATCCTGACGACGAGATCTTTGACACCTACGGTATGCATTTTGCAGGCATGGCGCCAGAGATATGCGTCGGCTATTCCCGCATGCGGCGCTTTGGCAACAACCAGACATTCAAGCCGGACGAGCCAAGCGTTGCCGTGGATCAGGGCTCGCACCTTGACAACACAGTTTACCTCCGCGGCAAGTGGATCTGGCAGCGCGAAGGCGTGCAGTTTGCGCCGGGAGGCAAGGAAACAAAGCCGGCCATAATCATGAAATACAATTCTGCCAAGAGGGTGCACGGCATCATGGGCACGTCCGACGGCAGGCAGGGCAGGGCAGAGGTAAGGCTTGACGGAAACCCTCTGTCAAAGGAGCAGCTGGGAAGAGACGCAAGGCTGGAAAATGGTGCAAGCATTGTCAACATAGAGTGGCCTTTTATGCACAATTTGGTCAGGACAGGGAAACCCGAAGTGCACGAGATAGAGATCATACCGCGCTCTGACAATTTCGTGTTCTACACGTTTGTCTTTGGATAA
- the bcp gene encoding thioredoxin-dependent thiol peroxidase: MSELAEGSVAPNFAMRDSSNKIFKLSDLKGKKNAVVYFYPKDFTPGCTTEAAEFTRDYQKFKDAGIEIIGISPDTEDSHDKFREKMGIPYPLVSDPEKEVAKSYGVYGKKTFMGREFMGVIRSTFLVDKSGKVLKVFGKVKPAGHSKEVLESFSSTGSG; the protein is encoded by the coding sequence ATGTCAGAGCTAGCTGAAGGGAGCGTTGCGCCCAACTTTGCAATGCGCGATTCAAGCAACAAAATCTTCAAGCTGTCAGACTTGAAAGGCAAAAAGAACGCAGTGGTCTACTTTTACCCGAAGGACTTTACCCCCGGCTGCACCACAGAGGCGGCCGAGTTTACCCGCGACTACCAGAAATTCAAGGATGCCGGCATCGAGATAATAGGCATCAGCCCCGACACGGAAGATTCGCACGACAAGTTCCGCGAAAAGATGGGCATACCCTACCCGCTGGTCTCAGACCCTGAAAAGGAGGTGGCAAAAAGCTACGGCGTCTATGGGAAAAAGACCTTCATGGGCCGGGAGTTCATGGGCGTAATCCGGTCGACGTTCCTTGTGGACAAGTCAGGCAAGGTGCTCAAGGTGTTTGGCAAGGTCAAGCCGGCAGGCCACAGCAAGGAAGTGCTAGAGTCATTTAGTAGTACCGGCAGCGGCTGA
- a CDS encoding DNA-directed RNA polymerase subunit N, with product MLVPVRCFTCGGLIADKYGEYSNRVKAGEDPAKVMDSLGVKRYCCRRMFISTVETIYQIIPYYEALRRRMSEVQTEIE from the coding sequence ATGCTTGTTCCGGTGCGCTGCTTTACCTGCGGCGGTCTCATTGCTGACAAGTACGGCGAGTATTCCAACAGGGTCAAAGCTGGAGAAGACCCGGCAAAGGTGATGGACTCCCTTGGAGTCAAGCGCTATTGCTGCAGGCGCATGTTCATCTCTACCGTCGAGACGATATACCAGATTATCCCCTACTACGAGGCACTCAGGCGCAGGATGTCTGAAGTCCAGACGGAAATAGAATAA